The Canis lupus familiaris isolate Mischka breed German Shepherd chromosome 27, alternate assembly UU_Cfam_GSD_1.0, whole genome shotgun sequence genome window below encodes:
- the LOC100686261 gene encoding cationic amino acid transporter 3-like isoform X1: MQGQALHRFGQRLVYRRPVELSETETSSARILTTLDLVALGVDYTLGAGIYFLAGEVVSNQAGPATVLCFLVAGLSSVLAGLCYAEFGSWIPCSGSAYRFTYVTMGEIWAFITGWIFIISYVAGAAGMALAWTLAFYYLIGNQISQAMRESVLLHVPHVLVEYTDFFAMGLVLLLTGILALRAKESVLVTKVMTLLSLLVLSFVILSGFIKGDLHNWKLTEEDYIKAGFNDTSSLGPLGSGGFMPFGFQGILHGSATCFYAFIGFNNIVTKAEEAQNPKRSIPMGIVISLFICFLVYFGVCSVLTLMVPYYLIHRGSPLPEAFLHIGWTSACYVVATGALCTPFTTILNDMFSSRQMILVMAKDGLLFHVLASTHTSKDIPIVATVVSGTMAAIMALFFEFIDLVDFMSVGTLFTHSLVAACVLILRYQPERKNEGNEAQVQEENRPAAEKLTLQTLFFPGSPTPTPLSGQVVSVCSSLLALLLTLLCLVLAQWPHLLSGDPVWITVVMLLLVLITGVTGVIWRQPQSSTALHFKVPGLPLLPLLSIFLNVYLMMQMIAGTWALFGVWILIGLAIYFSYGIQHSLAP; the protein is encoded by the coding sequence ATGCAGGGCCAGGCACTTCACAGGTTTGGTCAAAGGCTTGTTTACAGACGTCCAGTGGAGCTAAGTGAAACTGAGACTTCCTCTGCCAGAATCCTGACTACTCTGGACTTAGTGGCCCTGGGTGTAGACTACACATTGGGTGCAGGTATATATTTCCTGGCTGGTGAGGTGGTCAGCAATCAAGCAGGACCAGCCACGGTGTTATGCTTTTTGGTGGCTGGCCTATCCTCCGTGTTGGCTGGGCTGTGCTATGCAGAGTTTGGTTCCTGGATTCCCTGTTCTGGCTCTGCATATCGCTTCACCTATGTCACTATGGGTGAAATATGGGCTTTCATCACTGGCTGGATCTTCATCATCTCCTATGTTGCTGGTGCAGCCGGTATGGCCCTGGCTTGGACCTTAGCTTTTTACTATCTGATTGGGAACCAGATTTCTCAGGCCATGCGTGAAAGCGTTTTACTGCATGTTCCACATGTGCTTGTGGAATATACAGACTTCTTTGCTATGGGCCTGGTGTTGTTGCTCACTGGAATACTGGCTCTGAGGGCTAAGGAGTCAGTCTTGGTTACCAAAGTGATGACATTATTGAGCCTTTTAGTTCTCagttttgtcatcctctctggCTTCATTAAAGGGGACCTGCACAACTGGAAGCTCACAGAAGAGGACTACATAAAGGCTGGATTCAATGACACCTCTAGCTTGGGCCCTCTGGGCTCTGGAGGATTCATGCCTTTTGGCTTCCAGGGGATTCTTCATGGATCAGCTACCTGTTTCTATGCATTTATAGGTTTCAACAATATCGTTACCAAAGCTGAGGAAGCCCAGAATCCCAAACGTTCCATCCCCATGGGCATTGTAATTTCACTGTTCATCTGCTTCTTGGTGTATTTTGGTGTCTGTTCAGTGCTTACACTTATGGTGCCCTACTACCTGATTCATCGTGGGAGCCCCTTGCCTGAGGCATTTCTCCATATTGGCTGGACCTCTGCTTGTTATGTTGTGGCTACTGGAGCTCTGTGTACTCCTTTTACCACCATTTTGAATGATATGTTCTCCTCCCGTCAGATGATCTTGGTGATGGCAAAAGATGGCCTCCTGTTCCATGTCCTTGCCAGCACCCACACCAGCAAAGACATCCCCATCGTGGCCACTGTGGTCTCGGGCACTATGGCAGCAATCATGGCATTATTCTTTGAGTTCATTGATCTTGTGGACTTCATGTCAGTTGGGACCCTGTTTACTCACTCCCTGGTGGCTGCTTGTGTCCTCATCCTCAGGTATCAGCCTGAGAGGAAGAATGAGGGAAATGAAGCACAGGTGCAGGAGGAGAACAGACCTGCAGCAGAGAAGCTGACTCTACAGACACTATTTTTTCcaggcagccccacccccactccacttTCTGGCCAGGTTGTCTCTGTTTGCTCCTCACTGCTTGCTCTGCTGCTGACTCTTCTCTGCCTGGTGCTGGCCCAGTGGCCTCATCTACTTTCTGGAGACCCAGTGTGGATCACAGTGGTTATGCTCCTCCTGGTGCTCATCACTGGAGTCACTGGAGTCATCTGGAGACAGCCACAGAGCTCCACTGCCCTTCACTTCAAGGTACCtggtctgcctctcctcccactcctgaGCATCTTTTTGAATGTTTACCTCATGATGCAAATGATAGCTGGTACCTGGGCTCTATTTGGTGTCTGGATTCTTATTGGGCTTGCTATCTACTTCAGCTATGGGATTCAGCACAGCCTGGCCCCTTAA